The following is a genomic window from Plasmodium berghei ANKA genome assembly, chromosome: 9.
attatattccaTCATAATGAATGATACTCTGGTATGTATACtttttgatattatatttcctataaaattcattaagttttattttaaaaacattttcttaatacatatttttattttttttttaaatggtTTCTTAGTGTTCAAACTTTGTTGTTTTGGGGTATTATTTACCCGACGAATTAAACGATACTGCAACATTCAATTTTGATGATAATTCGGATTTCAAAAAGTACTGTTCTAGTGAAAACTGCAATACTGATCTCGAAAAATTTTCGATTGGATTTTTATGGTTACTTGAGCAATGTTATTCTGcattcaaaaataaaagtcatgatataaatagcattaatgcattttttatacatatgcTTTCATGGTTTGGTTACAaattaaatcaaataaCAGGACAAGGTTCCACCAAAATAAACGATTTTTatactaataatataattaatagtcataaatatgataattttacaaatacTGCCTATAAATTTACAGAAATTAAGGATTTCATGGATGAACGAAATTATTTGATGGATATTAATATTGAAGATATGtctaaattttatgatgcattcaaattattatgtaaTATGTATGGTAATATTGCAAAGAATCAAACGGGCGGCATACTGTTAAATAATGCGAATGATTTTGTTAACAAATATACAGAGCtaaacaataaatataataatgaagtTGCCCCACATAGTCAAATATTGTCTGTTTTATCAACTgattatgataatataaaaaagaaatgtaACAATATTCCATCCCTTctagagaaaaaaatagaacAAACTACTGTAATAAAAtctgaaaataattttgaacaAACTTCTGCACAAACATCTAGAGTTACATCAAGTTCGCCGATAggaaacaaattatttacatttttatcgATATTTGGTGCAAtggcattttttttaggaaTCTCCTATaaggtaaataataaggagtttaataatataatatgtaaaatctactttcattaaatatatgcaaacACTAACAAGCAAATCATACGTTTcttaacattttatattagtattcGTTATTTGGATTTCGAAAACGATCTCGAAAACAACATTTAAGAGAAaagctaaaaaaataaaaaagaaactggataattaatatatgattcGAAGAGTAGTGACTATTTCAggaatagtaataatgatttata
Proteins encoded in this region:
- a CDS encoding BIR protein — its product is MNDTLCSNFVVLGYYLPDELNDTATFNFDDNSDFKKYCSSENCNTDLEKFSIGFLWLLEQCYSAFKNKSHDINSINAFFIHMLSWFGYKLNQITGQGSTKINDFYTNNIINSHKYDNFTNTAYKFTEIKDFMDERNYLMDINIEDMSKFYDAFKLLCNMYGNIAKNQTGGILLNNANDFVNKYTELNNKYNNEVAPHSQILSVLSTDYDNIKKKCNNIPSLLEKKIEQTTVIKSENNFEQTSAQTSRVTSSSPIGNKLFTFLSIFGAMAFFLGISYKYSLFGFRKRSRKQHLREKLKK